The Candidatus Methylomirabilota bacterium genome segment CGATGCCCAGGCGGCGACCAGGCCCCGCGCCGTGCTCATCCTGCCGTTCCAGAACGTCACGCCCGGCGGCGCCGACGGTTGGCTGGGTGAGGGGATCGCCGAGACGCTCCAGCAAGCCGCCGAGACGACACCGGCCCTGCTGCCCATCGATCGCATCCGGGTGGCTCAGGCCGCCCGCGCCGCCGGCCTCGATTCCCAGAGCGGGCCGCCCGACCGAGCGGGGACCGCCACCCTGGCCCGAGCGCTGCGGGCCGAGCTCGTCTTCTACGGCGAGTACCAGCGGACGGCCGACGGCGGGATCTCGATCGTGCCGAAGCTCCTCGATACGGCCAAGGGTGGCGAAGGTCACGCGCTCGACGCCGTCGTGGCCAGCCCCGACCGGATTCTCGAAGGCCAGGCGGAGATCATTCTGACCTATGCCAAGGCGCTGAAGCTCGGCCTCAAGCCGGACGAAGCCCAAAGGCTGGTGGCGGCCGCCAAGCCGACGACCAACCTGACGGCCTTCGAGGCCTACGCGAAGGGCCGGCGCTCGTTCCTCCGCAGCGGCCAGGAAGGGTACGAGGGAGCGGCCGAGCTGTTCGCCCGGGCCATCGAGATCGACCCGACCTTCGCGCTGGCTCACTACGACCTCGGCCTCGCCCACCTGGCCCTGGGAAACCGCTGGAAGGGCGCCGCCCAGTTCCGGGCCGCGACGCAGGTCGATCCGACGATGCCCGAGCCGTTCAAGGCGCTCGGTGACCTGTTCATGCTGAGCCCGCGCCGCCTGTACGATCAGGCGATCGAGGCCTACCAGAAGGCGTTGAGCCTGAGGCCGCACTACGCCGAGGCCTATGTGGGGCTCGGCGACGCCAAGGCGGCCAAGGGGGACCACGAGGGGGCGATCGGCCACTATCAGAAGGCGCTCGCC includes the following:
- a CDS encoding tetratricopeptide repeat protein, yielding MLSVGLVIPASRQPRPGHAARALLIALVGGVALASGAGDAQAATRPRAVLILPFQNVTPGGADGWLGEGIAETLQQAAETTPALLPIDRIRVAQAARAAGLDSQSGPPDRAGTATLARALRAELVFYGEYQRTADGGISIVPKLLDTAKGGEGHALDAVVASPDRILEGQAEIILTYAKALKLGLKPDEAQRLVAAAKPTTNLTAFEAYAKGRRSFLRSGQEGYEGAAELFARAIEIDPTFALAHYDLGLAHLALGNRWKGAAQFRAATQVDPTMPEPFKALGDLFMLSPRRLYDQAIEAYQKALSLRPHYAEAYVGLGDAKAAKGDHEGAIGHYQKALALDPLNARVHFSLGKIYYNEKGLYYEAVNAYKKAIELDQYFLDARMGLGEIYEEKGLYRDAIAEYKKVIEAEPKHTGAHYNLALAYEKVDVKEAITHWERYIGLASQIATEKEWVDVARQHLKKLRDKEKSQ